The Zingiber officinale cultivar Zhangliang chromosome 10A, Zo_v1.1, whole genome shotgun sequence genome contains a region encoding:
- the LOC122027767 gene encoding polyol transporter 5-like, whose translation MEQAPAVKASPAKPRRNYYALGCSILASMTSVVLGYDVAVMSGANMYIKDDLKISDTQIEILSGIINLYSIIGSIAAGRTSDWIGRRNTMILACAIFFTGALTMGLAPSYAVLMVGRFVAGIGVGYALMIAPVYAAEVAPSSSRGFLSSFPEVFINFGVLLGYVSNFAFNGLPAHLNWRVMLAVGAVPPVFLSAGVLFMPESPRWLVIRGRIGEAKEVLRKTSDTPAEAELRLAAIKEAAGIPPDCADDDVAAWIPKRRSRGEGVWKELLVRPTPVVRRILFAALGLQFFQQASGIDSVVLYSPTIFEKAGLQSKTQRLGATVAVGFSKTSCILVATFLLDRVGRRPLLLSSAGGMVASLLTLASCLRAIERQGEAATWAVVLCIVTELTFVGSFSIGLGPIAWVYCSEIFPLRLRAQGASLGAAMNRLMSGAVTMSFLSLYKAISIAGSFYLYAGIAAAGWLFFFIFLPETRGRSLEDMEELFGKKGKAAEIQKGGIEMANEDAKANVIVIGRD comes from the exons ATGGAGCAGGCTCCGGCCGTGAAGGCTTCGCCGGCGAAGCCTCGGAGAAACTATTATGCATTGGGCTGCTCTATCTTGGCGTCCATGACTTCCGTCGTCTTGGGATATG ATGTTGCGGTGATGAGCGGCgccaacatgtacatcaaggacgACCTGAAGATCAGCGACACGCAGATCGAGATCCTCTCCGGCATCATCAACCTCTACTCCATCATCGGGTCCATCGCCGCGGGGCGCACGTCGGACTGGATCGGCCGGCGCAACACCATGATCCTGGCGTGCGCCATCTTCTTCACCGGCGCGCTCACCATGGGCCTCGCCCCCAGCTACGCCGTCCTCATGGTCGGCCGCTTCGTCGCCGGAATCGGCGTCGGGTACGCCCTCATGATCGCGCCTGTCTACGCCGCTGAGGTCGCCCCCAGCTCCTCCCGAGGCTTCCTCAGCTCCTTCCCGGAGGTGTTCATCAACTTCGGCGTGCTCCTCGGCTACGTCTCCAACTTCGCCTTCAACGGCCTCCCGGCGCACCTCAACTGGCGCGTCATGCTCGCCGTCGGCGCGGTGCCTCCGGTGTTCCTCTCCGCCGGCGTGCTCTTCATGCCGGAGTCCCCTCGGTGGCTGGTGATCCGGGGGCGGATCGGGGAGGCGAAGGAGGTGTTGAGAAAGACCTCGGACACGCCGGCGGAGGCGGAGCTGCGGCTGGCGGCGATCAAAGAGGCGGCGGGGATTCCGCCGGACTGCGCCGACGACGACGTGGCTGCGTGGATTCCCAAGCGGCGGAGCCGCGGGGAGGGCGTGTGGAAGGAGTTGCTGGTGAGGCCGACGCCGGTGGTCCGGCGGATACTCTTCGCCGCCCTCGGGCTGCAGTTCTTCCAGCAGGCGTCGGGGATCGACTCGGTGGTGCTCTACAGCCCGACCATCTTCGAGAAGGCGGGTCTGCAGAGCAAGACGCAGCGGCTGGGGGCGACGGTGGCCGTGGGCTTCTCGAAGACCTCGTGCATCCTGGTCGCGACCTTTCTGCTGGACCGCGTAGGGCGGCGGCCGCTGCTGCTGAGCAGCGCCGGGGGAATGGTGGCGTCGCTGCTGACTCTGGCCTCGTGCCTGCGAGCAATCGAGCGGCAGGGGGAAGCGGCAACGTGGGCGGTGGTTCTGTGCATCGTGACGGAGTTGACGTTCGTGGGGTCGTTCTCGATCGGGCTGGGACCCATCGCGTGGGTGTACTGCTCGGAGATCTTCCCGTTGCGGCTGAGGGCGCAGGGCGCGAGCCTGGGGGCGGCCATGAACAGGCTCATGAGCGGGGCGGTCACCATGTCGTTCCTGTCACTCTACAAGGCCATCAGCATCGCCGGCAGCTTCTACCTGTACGCTGGCATCGCCGCCGCCGGCTGgttgttcttcttcatctttttGCCGGAAACGAGGGGTAGGAGCCTGGAGGACATGGAGGAGTTGTTTGGGAAAAAGGGGAAGGCGGCGGAGATTCAGAAAGGGGGAATTGAGATGGCGAATGAGGATGCTAAAGCTAACGTAATTGTAATTGGGCGTGATTAG
- the LOC122027309 gene encoding deSI-like protein At4g17486 isoform X1, which yields MMKLTSRKDYWKSMVQLRPGRKSPIPFCVFPKLESTSTSSGSAPVYLNVYDLTPINGYMYWLGLGIYHTGVEVHGIEYAYGAHDYSTSGVFEVEPHQCPGFRFRKSIFMGTTQLNPRQIREFVELESQNYNGDAYHLIVKNCNHFCKDIIFKLTGNSIPKWVNRLANIGSCCNCILPESLKVTAIHQDPDSQTNDAERRLRTTFSCLSSISSRPQHWFTSSIFLPSSLAGSFSTWEFQWPTAKALKDHNNQACDRIDKKSVIPISESLSAESIHQDELSKKNG from the exons ATGATGAAGCTGACATCTAGAAAGGATTATTGGAAGTCCATGGTACAACTTCGGCCGGGCAGGAAATCCCCCATTCCTTTCTGCGTCTTCCCAAAACTTGAGTCAACAAGCACCTCATCAGGAAGTGCTCCGGTTTATCTGAATGTGTATGACTTGACACCGATCAATGGCTACATGTACTGGTTAGGTCTTGGGATATATCACACTGGAGTTGAAG TACACGGAATTGAATATGCATATGGAGCACATGATTATTCGACAAGTGGTGTTTTTGAAGTTGAGCCCCATCAGTGCCCAGGTTTTAGGTTTAGGAAATCCATATTCATGGGCACAACTCAGTTAAATCCACGACAAATTAGAGAGTTTGTGGAGCTAGAATCTCAAAATTATAATGGCGATGCTTACCATCTAATTGTGAAGAACTGCAACCACTTCTGCAAGGACATCATCTTTAAGTTGACTGGTAATTCAATTCCAAAGTGGGTAAACCGGCTTGCTAATATCG GTTCCTGCTGCAATTGCATCCTTCCAGAGTCTCTTAAGGTGACAGCCATTCATCAGGACCCTGATTCACAGACCAATGATGCCGAGAGGAGGCTTAGAACTACTTTCAGTTGCTTATCCTCAATATCCTCACGTCCACAGCATTGGTTTACATCTTCAATTTTTTTGCCTTCTTCACTAGCTGGGAGTTTCTCCACATGGGAGTTTCAATGGCCCACTGCCAAAGCTTTGAAGGATCACAACAATCAAGCTTGTGATCGTATAGATAAAAAATCAGTAATTCCTATTTCGGAATCTCTTTCTGCAGAAAGTATCCATCAAGATGAGCTTAGTAAGAAAAATGGCTAA
- the LOC122027310 gene encoding uncharacterized protein LOC122027310, translating to MSAVQSILYPAGGIILIQPNIKNVGNSASGYSYLKASHLHASASCKFLQHKLHPRLIYNTSKNKRSASVLVFGKKGDSMSDNEELLKKTPGKFRRELTVQDLLREYTKKKQFSGNGGGGNSFRGGGDGSGGPEGEGFSAQYEELLQVILATIGVIFLYVLITKGEELTLLCRDYINYLFGAKASARLIRTMEKWRQ from the exons ATGAGTGCTGTTCAGTCTATTTTGTATCCAGCTGGAGGGATCATCCTGATCCAGCCAAATATTAAAAATGTTGGAAACTCAGCTTCGGGATATTCATATTTGAAAGCTTCACATCTGCATGCTTCTGCTTCATGCAAATTTCTGCAACATAAGTTGCACCCAAGATTAATATATAATACCTCGAAGAACAAAAGAAGTGCTTCAGTACTTGTTTTTGGAAAAAAAGGAGACTCTATGAGTGACAACGAG GAATTACTAAAGAAAACTCCGGGGAAGTTTAGAAGAGAGTTAACAGTGCAGGACTTGTTGAGGGAGTATACCAAGAAAAAACAGTTCAGTGGAAATGGTGGTGGTGGAAATTCTTTTAGGGGCGGTGGTGATGGTTCAGGTGGGCCGGAGGGCGAAGGATTTTCAGCACAATACGAGGAACTCCTTCAAGTGATTTTGGCAACTATTGGTGTTATATTTCTG TATGTACTCATAACTAAAGGTGAAGAACTGACTCTTCTATGTAGAGACTACATCAACTATCTCTTTGGGGCTAAAGCCAGTGCCAGATTGATCCGGACCATGGAGAAATGGCGCCAGTAA
- the LOC122027309 gene encoding deSI-like protein At4g17486 isoform X2: protein MSRMMKLTSRKDYWKSMVQLRPGRKSPIPFCVFPKLESTSTSSGSAPVYLNVYDLTPINGYMYWLGLGIYHTGVEVHGIEYAYGAHDYSTSGVFEVEPHQCPGFRFRKSIFMGTTQLNPRQIREFVELESQNYNGDAYHLIVKNCNHFCKDIIFKLTGNSIPKWVNRLANIGSCCNCILPESLKVTAIHQDPDSQTNDAERRLRTTFSCLSSISSRPQHWFTSSIFLPSSLAGSFSTWEFQWPTAKALKDHNNQACDRIDKKSVIPISESLSAESIHQDELSKKNG, encoded by the exons ATGTCAAGAATGATGAAGCTGACATCTAGAAAGGATTATTGGAAGTCCATGGTACAACTTCGGCCGGGCAGGAAATCCCCCATTCCTTTCTGCGTCTTCCCAAAACTTGAGTCAACAAGCACCTCATCAGGAAGTGCTCCGGTTTATCTGAATGTGTATGACTTGACACCGATCAATGGCTACATGTACTGGTTAGGTCTTGGGATATATCACACTGGAGTTGAAG TACACGGAATTGAATATGCATATGGAGCACATGATTATTCGACAAGTGGTGTTTTTGAAGTTGAGCCCCATCAGTGCCCAGGTTTTAGGTTTAGGAAATCCATATTCATGGGCACAACTCAGTTAAATCCACGACAAATTAGAGAGTTTGTGGAGCTAGAATCTCAAAATTATAATGGCGATGCTTACCATCTAATTGTGAAGAACTGCAACCACTTCTGCAAGGACATCATCTTTAAGTTGACTGGTAATTCAATTCCAAAGTGGGTAAACCGGCTTGCTAATATCG GTTCCTGCTGCAATTGCATCCTTCCAGAGTCTCTTAAGGTGACAGCCATTCATCAGGACCCTGATTCACAGACCAATGATGCCGAGAGGAGGCTTAGAACTACTTTCAGTTGCTTATCCTCAATATCCTCACGTCCACAGCATTGGTTTACATCTTCAATTTTTTTGCCTTCTTCACTAGCTGGGAGTTTCTCCACATGGGAGTTTCAATGGCCCACTGCCAAAGCTTTGAAGGATCACAACAATCAAGCTTGTGATCGTATAGATAAAAAATCAGTAATTCCTATTTCGGAATCTCTTTCTGCAGAAAGTATCCATCAAGATGAGCTTAGTAAGAAAAATGGCTAA
- the LOC122027060 gene encoding probable methionine--tRNA ligase translates to MASSDKKTPKLPVPGRRNILITSALPYVNNVPHLGNIIGCVLSADVFARYCRLRGYNTIYMCGTDEYGTATETKAMEEKCSPKEICDKYHAIHREVYKWFDISFDEFGRTSTPQQTEVCQAIFQKLMDNNWLSENIMQQLYCDTCQRFLADRLVEGTCPTLNCNYESARGDQCENCGKLLNPTELRDPKCKTCHNTPHVRDTNHLFLELPLLREKLEEYINVTSVAGSWSQNAIHTTNAWLKEGLKPRCITRDLKWGVPVPHDKYKDKVFYVWFDAPIGYISITACYTPEWEKWWKNPENVELFQFMGKDNVPFHTVMFPSTLLGTGERWTMMKTISVTEYLNYEAGKFSKSKGIGVFGNDAKDTNIPTEVWRYYLLTNRPEASDTLFTWADLQSKLNSELLNNLGNFVNRVLSFIAKPEGAGYDSIIPDAPHAQSHPLTKDLGEKVGKLIEQYLDAMEKVKLKQGLKIAMSISSEGNFYLQESQFWRLYKEDPSLCATVLRTSVGLVYLLACLLEPFMPSFSIEVLRQLNLSPEHNLSFSDEKGETEKASRPWEFLPSGHRIGKPEPLFKELKDEDVESLREKFAGSQAERLVRAEADANKVAEQLKNTKITGNSKKQHNKPSGSTKTKSAETEISVSRLDIRVGLIKKVQKHPDADSLYVEEIDVGEESPRTVVSGLVKYIPLEEMQNRKVCVLCNLKPATMRGIKSQAMVLAASNDDHTKVELVDPPPSAKVGERVTFLGYSGEPDSVLNAKSKVWEKLQVDLQSNSELVACYKDVPFTTSAGVCKVSSITNGAIR, encoded by the exons ATATGTGTGGAACAGATGAGTATGGGACGGCTACGGAGACGAAAGCTATGGAGGAGAAATGTTCTCCGAAGGAGATATGTGACAA GTATCATGCAATTCATAGGGAAGTATACAAGTGGTTTGATATAAGCTTTGATGAGTTTGGACGTACATCCACTCCTCAGCAGACGGAAGTGTGCCAAGCAATTTTCCAGAAACTTATGGATAATAACTGGCTCTCAGAAAACATCATGCAACAG TTATATTGTGATACATGCCAACGCTTCTTGGCGGATCGTCTTGTTGAGGGTACATGCCCCACATTGAACTGCAACTACGAATCGGCACGAGGTGATCAATGTGAAAATTGTGGGAAACTATTGAATCCAACTGAACTGAGAGATCCAAAATGCAAG ACATGCCACAACACTCCTCATGTACGTGATACTAATCATTTGTTCCTGGAGTTACCCTTGCTTAGAGAAAAGTTGGAAGAATATATTAATGTTACATCAGTGGCTGGATCTTGGAGCCAAAATGCTATCCATACTACAAATGCATGGCTCAAAGAAGGTTTAAAACCGCGTTGCATTACAAGGGATCTTAAATGGGGAGTTCCTGTGCCACATGACAAGTACAAAGATAAG GTGTTTTATGTGTGGTTTGATGCTCCAATTGGCTATATCTCTATCACTGCATGCTACACTCCAGAGTGGGAGAAATGGTGGAAGAATCCTGAAAATGTTGAGCTGTTTCAATTCATGGGAAAGGATAATGTGCCATTTCACACA GTAATGTTTCCTTCTACACTACTTGGAACTGGTGAAAGGTGGACCATGATGAAGACCATAAGTGTCACAGAGTATCTAAATTATGAAGCAG gaaaattttctaaaagtaaGGGAATAGGAGTTTTTGGTAATGATGCAAAGGATACAAATATTCCAACTGAAGTGTGGAGATATTATTTGCTGACAAATAGACCTGAG GCTTCAGATACATTGTTCACATGGGCAGACTTGCAGTCTAAGCTGAATTCAGAGTTGCTGAATAACTTAGGCAATTTTGTTAATAGAGTTTTAAGTTTTATTGCCAAACCAGAAG GAGCAGGATATGATTCAATCATTCCGGATGCTCCTCATGCTCAGTCACATCCACTAACGAAAGATTTAGGAGAAAAAGTTGGTAAATTGATTGAACAATATCTGGATGCAATGGAAAAG GTTAAACTGAAACAAGGTCTGAAGATTGCTATGAGCATATCAAgtgaaggaaatttttatttacaa GAGAGCCAATTCTGGAGACTTTACAAGGAAGATCCCTCTTTGTGTGCCACTGTATTGAGGACCTCTGTGGGACTTGTTTATCTTCTTGCATGCCTGCTGGAACCATTCATGCCTTCCTTTTCTATAGAA GTTCTAAGGCAGCTTAATTTATCACCAGAGCATAATCTCTCATTTTCTGATGAGAAAGGAGAAACTGAGAAGGCAAGCAGACCTTGGGAGTTCCTGCCATCTGGGCACCGTATTGGGAAACCTGAACCACTTTTCAAAGAACTG AAAGACGAGGATGTGGAATCTCTGCGGGAGAAATTTGCTGGTAGTCAAGCTGAAAGACTTGTAAGAGCAGAAGCTGATGCAAATAAAGTTGCTGAGCAACTAAAAAACACAAAAATTACAG GAAATTCTAAGAAACAACATAACAAGCCTTCTGGCAGTACAAAAACGAAGTCTGCTGAAACAGAAATTTCTGTCTCAAGACTTGACATACGTGTTGGCCTCATCAAAAAAGTTCAGAAGCACCCAGATGCAGATTCACTCTATGTTGAAGAAATTGATGTCGGTGAAGAATCCCCTCGAACAGTTGTTAGTGGCCTCGTGAAATATATTCCTCTTGAGGAAATGCAG AATCGGAAGGTTTGTGTCCTCTGTAACTTGAAGCCTGCAACCATGAGGGGCATTAAGTCACAAGCAATGGTCTTGGCTGCATCAAACGATGACCACACAAAG GTTGAGTTAGTTGATCCACCACCATCAGCCAAGGTTGGTGAACGAGTGACCTTTCTGGGATACTCAGGCGAACCGGACAGCGTCTTAAACGCCAAGAGCAAAGTTTGGGAGAAGCTGCAGGTTGATCTGCAGTCTAATTCAGAGCTGGTTGCCTGTTATAAGGATGTGCCTTTCACAACATCTGCTGGTGTTTGTAAAGTTTCGTCTATCACAAATGGAGCCATAAGGTAG